From Gemmatimonadaceae bacterium, a single genomic window includes:
- a CDS encoding ABC transporter permease produces the protein MSTPVRAVGASDTWSRLRADGRSWIGLVVVGGLVLLAAAAPLATRLDPAAIDLRHTLEAPSAAHWLGTDAQGRDVWARLIYGARVSLLVGLVSQGIALSIGVVLGLVAGYRGRWTDDVVMRLADVTLAFPTLLLLIAMAAAFEPSLTVVCVVIGVVGWAGMARLVRGQVLVVRELEYVQAMRALGAADARILLRHVLPNVVAPVVIAATLGIAGAIMAEAALSFLGLGVQPPTPSWGAMIADGRDLSQLRNAPWTSLAPGLAIGFAVLGFNLLGDALRDALDPRAHRRL, from the coding sequence ATGAGCACGCCGGTGCGCGCCGTTGGGGCGAGTGATACGTGGAGCCGGCTGCGCGCCGATGGGCGCAGCTGGATCGGCCTCGTGGTCGTGGGTGGACTCGTGCTGCTGGCGGCGGCCGCGCCGTTGGCTACGCGACTCGATCCGGCGGCCATCGATTTGCGCCATACGCTCGAAGCGCCCAGTGCCGCGCATTGGTTGGGCACGGACGCCCAGGGGCGCGATGTGTGGGCGCGCCTGATCTACGGCGCGCGCGTCTCGCTGCTCGTGGGGCTCGTGTCGCAGGGGATCGCGCTGTCGATTGGTGTGGTGCTCGGGCTCGTGGCCGGCTACCGCGGCCGCTGGACGGATGATGTGGTGATGCGTCTGGCCGATGTGACGCTCGCCTTTCCCACGCTGCTGCTGCTCATCGCGATGGCGGCGGCCTTCGAGCCGTCGCTCACGGTGGTGTGCGTGGTGATTGGTGTGGTGGGATGGGCCGGGATGGCGCGTCTGGTACGCGGGCAGGTCTTGGTGGTGCGCGAGCTCGAGTACGTGCAGGCGATGCGCGCGCTCGGCGCCGCGGACGCTCGCATTCTGCTACGCCACGTCTTACCGAACGTCGTGGCCCCGGTGGTGATTGCGGCCACGCTGGGGATTGCCGGCGCGATCATGGCCGAAGCGGCGCTGTCGTTCCTTGGCCTCGGTGTGCAGCCGCCAACCCCGAGCTGGGGGGCCATGATCGCGGATGGGCGCGATCTATCGCAGCTGCGGAACGCCCCCTGGACCTCGCTGGCGCCCGGTCTCGCGATCGGTTTCGCGGTGCTTGGCTTCAACCTCTTGGGCGATGCCCTGCGCGACGCGCTCGATCCGCGTGCGCACCGTCGCCTCTGA
- a CDS encoding glycosyltransferase produces MRVVVLTTSERYTPSVRLLAAVAAGLGRRGEIAAVACLSRGEVERAIEAEWPRLSHRAIVGSGFVRRTASVRGIVTALRPDAMLVGSEADASIAAVALGARGGVVRRLSVGESAALVREDASDNGWRQRLARSRTRYEAWGVDGLAVSWPEPIEPDALDPALHPLPIAPPHLVIVPPRTHDEHTALALRAAAQLRARHPALRVTLLGNTAELQATRLHAAALDLTNVMQIAPLDVLLHHQPLDAFATWVCAADDAGAVATLAAMQQRVPVVVPAASAFASLVDPRVSGFAADAATLPVVVSELARLLGDHEAARRMGLAAQSRARDAFGWDAFVDAAAERLARVSGTTAARITSRPSLTPA; encoded by the coding sequence ATGCGGGTCGTCGTGCTCACCACCAGCGAGCGGTACACGCCGAGCGTGCGCCTGCTGGCGGCCGTGGCCGCGGGCCTGGGGCGACGTGGTGAGATCGCGGCGGTGGCCTGCCTGTCGCGCGGTGAGGTCGAGCGGGCGATCGAGGCGGAGTGGCCGCGGTTGTCGCACCGTGCCATCGTGGGGTCCGGCTTCGTGCGCCGCACGGCGAGTGTGCGCGGGATCGTCACGGCGCTGCGGCCCGATGCGATGCTCGTGGGGAGCGAGGCCGATGCCTCCATCGCGGCCGTGGCGCTTGGTGCGCGGGGCGGCGTGGTGCGCCGGCTGTCGGTGGGAGAAAGCGCGGCGCTGGTCCGCGAGGACGCGTCGGACAACGGGTGGCGGCAGCGCCTCGCGCGGTCGCGGACCCGCTATGAGGCGTGGGGCGTGGACGGACTGGCGGTGAGCTGGCCCGAGCCTATCGAACCCGACGCGCTCGATCCGGCGTTGCACCCGCTACCGATTGCGCCGCCGCATCTGGTGATCGTGCCGCCGCGCACGCACGACGAACACACCGCGCTCGCCTTGCGCGCTGCGGCGCAGCTGCGGGCGCGGCATCCGGCGTTGCGGGTCACGTTGCTGGGGAACACGGCCGAGCTGCAGGCCACGCGCCTGCACGCGGCGGCGCTCGACCTGACGAACGTGATGCAGATCGCGCCGCTCGATGTGCTGTTGCATCATCAGCCGCTCGACGCCTTTGCGACGTGGGTCTGTGCGGCCGATGATGCGGGCGCGGTGGCGACGCTCGCCGCGATGCAACAGCGTGTTCCGGTCGTGGTGCCGGCCGCGTCCGCCTTTGCGTCGCTGGTGGATCCGCGTGTGTCGGGCTTTGCGGCCGATGCGGCCACGCTCCCGGTGGTCGTCTCGGAGTTGGCGCGCCTGCTCGGCGATCACGAGGCCGCCCGTCGCATGGGGCTCGCGGCGCAATCACGTGCGCGCGACGCCTTTGGGTGGGATGCCTTTGTGGACGCCGCGGCGGAGCGGTTGGCCCGGGTGAGCGGAACCACGGCGGCGCGCATCACGTCGCGGCCCAGTCTCACGCCGGCATGA
- a CDS encoding ABC transporter ATP-binding protein/permease: protein MASALKEGRRTPSMQLWRRLWRFVAPHKLKLFTVIVLNATAAVADVFSFTLLVPFFNALFGLEQLLPSNGTIGRLLESTIGFLLDQRNPQRSLQNVMLIVIAAVTLKNVLVWLSGQVGVKLQEFVVRDLRDALYGHLLRLPLPWFTRNKVGQVISRVLNDTTTAKTVVTELVTRSMWSTAQIVATIVAMFVTSWRLSIAALFIAPITIGAVQPVLRKLRKGYGRLGNDQGEITSLVQEVVSGVRLVKSYRAEPREEAKFTTRNAAFARGYIRVGRLALLSGPAIETLGTITAVAILWYGATLVISEKSMAPAELMVFLIQVMRILQPLKQLSQAPAAAQQSLASAERIFEILDEPTEVAIDRGTRTQATFGDSVVFEHVTFRHEGVEADRPPALSDVSFTARKGEVIALVGASGAGKSTLVDLLPRFIDPTAGRILLDGVDLREIKLDALRALTGIVSQDTVLFNDTVRANVAFGRPDVTQAQLDAAARAANALAFIEALPEGWDTNLGERGTRLSGGQRQRLAIARALLSDPPILILDEATSALDVESERLVQEAIDRLLAGRTVFVIAHRLATIQHADRILVLDRGQLVEEGTHVALLAKGGAYARLHALQFDRRDEAAAGDAETALSTSALGA from the coding sequence ATGGCCTCGGCGTTGAAAGAGGGGCGGCGCACGCCGTCGATGCAGCTGTGGCGGCGGCTCTGGCGGTTCGTGGCGCCGCACAAGCTCAAGCTGTTTACGGTCATCGTGCTGAACGCCACCGCCGCGGTGGCGGACGTCTTCTCGTTCACGCTGCTGGTGCCGTTCTTCAACGCGCTCTTCGGGTTGGAGCAGCTGTTGCCGTCGAATGGCACGATCGGGCGGCTGCTCGAGTCCACGATCGGCTTCCTGCTCGACCAGCGGAATCCCCAGCGCTCGCTGCAGAACGTGATGCTGATCGTGATCGCGGCGGTCACGCTCAAGAACGTGCTCGTGTGGCTCAGTGGGCAGGTCGGTGTCAAGCTGCAGGAGTTCGTCGTGCGCGACCTGCGCGACGCACTCTATGGGCATCTCCTCCGGCTGCCCCTCCCCTGGTTCACGCGCAACAAGGTCGGACAGGTCATCAGCCGGGTGCTGAACGACACGACCACCGCCAAGACGGTCGTGACCGAACTGGTGACGCGGTCGATGTGGAGCACCGCGCAGATCGTGGCGACGATCGTGGCGATGTTCGTGACGTCGTGGCGGCTGTCGATCGCGGCCCTGTTCATTGCCCCCATCACGATTGGGGCGGTGCAGCCTGTGCTCCGCAAGCTGCGCAAGGGCTACGGTCGCCTGGGGAACGATCAGGGCGAAATCACGAGCCTCGTGCAGGAAGTCGTGAGTGGCGTGCGGCTGGTGAAGTCGTATCGCGCCGAGCCGCGCGAAGAGGCAAAGTTCACGACGCGCAACGCGGCGTTCGCCAGGGGCTACATCCGCGTGGGACGCCTCGCGCTCCTCTCGGGCCCGGCCATCGAAACGCTGGGCACCATCACCGCGGTGGCCATTCTCTGGTACGGCGCGACGCTCGTGATCAGCGAGAAGTCGATGGCGCCCGCCGAGCTGATGGTGTTCCTCATTCAGGTCATGCGCATCCTGCAGCCGCTCAAGCAGCTGTCGCAGGCGCCGGCGGCGGCCCAGCAGTCGCTCGCGAGTGCCGAGCGCATTTTCGAGATCCTGGACGAGCCCACCGAGGTGGCGATCGACCGTGGGACGCGCACGCAGGCCACCTTTGGGGACTCGGTGGTGTTCGAGCACGTCACCTTCCGCCACGAGGGGGTCGAGGCCGATCGCCCGCCGGCGCTCAGCGACGTGTCGTTCACGGCGCGCAAGGGTGAGGTGATCGCCCTGGTGGGAGCGAGCGGCGCGGGGAAGAGCACGCTCGTGGACCTGCTGCCGCGCTTCATCGATCCCACGGCGGGGCGCATCCTGCTCGACGGCGTGGACCTGCGCGAAATCAAACTGGACGCGTTGCGCGCACTGACCGGCATCGTGAGCCAGGATACGGTGCTCTTCAACGACACGGTGCGCGCCAACGTGGCCTTCGGGCGCCCCGATGTGACACAGGCGCAGCTCGACGCGGCGGCGCGGGCGGCCAATGCGCTGGCCTTCATCGAAGCGCTGCCCGAAGGGTGGGACACCAACCTCGGCGAGCGCGGCACGCGCCTGTCGGGTGGCCAGCGGCAACGCCTTGCGATTGCCCGGGCGCTGCTCTCCGATCCGCCCATTCTCATTCTCGACGAAGCGACGAGTGCGCTCGACGTGGAGAGCGAACGGCTGGTGCAGGAGGCGATCGATCGCCTGCTCGCCGGGCGCACCGTCTTCGTGATTGCGCACCGGCTGGCCACCATTCAGCATGCCGATCGCATTCTGGTGCTCGATCGCGGCCAGCTCGTGGAGGAAGGCACGCACGTCGCGCTGCTGGCGAAGGGGGGGGCGTACGCCCGACTGCATGCGCTGCAGTTCGATCGGCGCGACGAGGCTGCCGCTGGTGACGCGGAGACGGCGCTCTCGACCTCGGCGCTCGGCGCGTAG
- a CDS encoding response regulator, with the protein MAQPAKAILWVDDEAELLEPHRLLLSDRGYQVQTATNADDALELLRRAPYDLVLLDEQMPGTRGLDAYRDIREMAPSLPVVMVTKSEEDATLKEAIGANIRDYLVKPVTPRQVLTVVTRILDGPLIRSQAMARAFVERFRAIEQERYAGLDWRGWIERFAELTQWDVDLAEAGEMGLHESLRGLYPDMQREFAAFMRTEYPRWLRELDGDRPPLSVDVVTEFLLPVLSRDRKALFVVIDCLRLDQWRALQPLLTPFFEVETTHYYGILPTATPYARNALFSGLFPGEIAEKYPQWWGDRDDETLNAYERELLTAHLEELQVKVPVRYQKITTALDAADLERHLPAAIAGDGVHAFVFNFVDMLTHGRSESMILYEVAKDEIALRALTKQWFERSALLSLLREASRRNISVVVTTDHGALHCNTPATVFAKRDATANLRYKFGEDIRAERPEQALLFADARDLRLPERGAGTNTLIATGDGFFVYPTKLREYQGRYRGSFLHGGVSPEECILPVSLLTPKR; encoded by the coding sequence ATGGCGCAGCCGGCGAAAGCGATTCTGTGGGTGGACGACGAAGCGGAGCTGCTCGAGCCGCATCGGCTGCTGCTGTCCGACCGGGGGTACCAGGTCCAGACGGCAACCAATGCCGATGACGCCCTCGAGCTGCTGCGCCGCGCGCCGTACGATCTGGTCCTGCTCGACGAGCAGATGCCCGGCACCCGCGGGCTCGACGCCTACCGCGACATCCGCGAGATGGCCCCGTCGCTGCCGGTGGTGATGGTCACCAAGAGCGAGGAAGACGCCACGCTCAAGGAGGCCATCGGCGCGAACATCCGCGACTACCTCGTGAAGCCGGTCACCCCGCGGCAGGTGCTGACGGTGGTGACGCGCATTCTCGATGGCCCGCTCATCCGGTCGCAGGCCATGGCGCGCGCCTTCGTGGAGCGGTTCCGCGCCATCGAGCAGGAGCGCTACGCCGGCCTCGACTGGCGGGGCTGGATCGAGCGCTTCGCCGAGCTGACGCAGTGGGACGTGGATCTGGCCGAAGCGGGCGAAATGGGGCTGCACGAATCGCTGCGGGGGCTCTATCCCGATATGCAGCGCGAGTTCGCCGCCTTCATGCGTACCGAGTATCCGCGCTGGCTGCGGGAGCTCGATGGCGACCGGCCGCCGCTCTCGGTGGACGTGGTGACCGAGTTCCTGCTCCCGGTGCTGTCACGCGACCGCAAGGCGCTGTTCGTGGTGATCGATTGCCTGCGGCTCGACCAATGGCGGGCGTTGCAACCGTTGCTCACGCCGTTCTTCGAAGTCGAGACGACGCACTACTACGGCATTCTTCCCACGGCCACTCCGTATGCCCGCAATGCGCTCTTCAGCGGGCTCTTTCCGGGAGAGATCGCCGAGAAGTATCCGCAGTGGTGGGGCGATCGTGATGATGAGACGCTCAATGCCTACGAGCGGGAGCTGCTGACGGCGCACCTGGAGGAGTTGCAGGTCAAGGTGCCGGTGCGGTACCAGAAGATCACGACCGCACTCGACGCCGCCGATCTCGAGCGGCATCTCCCGGCGGCGATTGCCGGCGATGGCGTGCATGCGTTCGTCTTCAACTTCGTGGACATGCTCACGCATGGTCGCTCGGAGTCGATGATCCTGTACGAGGTGGCGAAGGACGAGATCGCCCTGCGCGCCCTCACCAAGCAGTGGTTCGAGCGGTCGGCGTTGCTCTCGCTGCTGCGCGAGGCGTCGCGCCGGAACATTTCGGTCGTGGTTACCACCGACCATGGGGCGCTCCACTGCAATACGCCGGCGACGGTGTTCGCCAAGCGGGATGCCACGGCCAACCTGCGCTACAAGTTTGGTGAGGATATCCGCGCCGAACGTCCGGAGCAGGCGCTGCTCTTTGCCGATGCCCGCGACCTGCGGCTCCCCGAGCGTGGCGCGGGCACGAACACCCTCATCGCCACGGGCGACGGCTTCTTTGTCTATCCCACGAAGCTGCGGGAGTATCAGGGGCGCTATCGCGGCTCGTTCCTGCACGGGGGCGTGTCGCCGGAGGAGTGCATCCTGCCGGTGTCGCTCCTGACCCCCAAGCGCTGA
- a CDS encoding AAA family ATPase: MTHHSDISPLTRVVARLDRAAAGDVDAGIIPTYFPSIDRAVGGGFRRGDLIVIGGDDSSGASSLVLAIALRCRERALVLTTEMHAERVYERALAMSAKVPLESLRLGVVQDGERTRLAAAATMLRDAAPVVDTLSQGGLAAVERAVEASPELPLVVVDALEGLLDVPTGQEEALGYILLGLKRLALRRNVVVLVTVHLPVLDRQRADRRPRLSDFGLAGAAGTHADIVAGLYREELYEADLGVSGAAELLLLKHRDGPRSYVDLYFDARFGRFEDVLEE; encoded by the coding sequence GTGACGCACCATTCCGACATCTCTCCGCTGACGCGCGTCGTCGCCCGCCTGGACCGCGCGGCCGCTGGCGATGTGGACGCCGGGATCATCCCGACCTACTTCCCGTCGATCGACCGCGCCGTCGGCGGCGGCTTTCGGCGTGGAGATCTCATCGTCATCGGTGGCGACGACAGCAGCGGCGCCTCATCGCTCGTGCTGGCCATCGCCCTGCGCTGCCGCGAGCGAGCGCTCGTCCTCACCACCGAGATGCACGCCGAACGCGTCTACGAGCGCGCACTGGCCATGTCGGCCAAGGTGCCCCTCGAGTCGCTGCGCCTGGGCGTGGTCCAGGACGGGGAACGCACCCGGCTCGCCGCCGCCGCCACCATGCTGCGCGACGCCGCCCCCGTCGTGGACACGCTGTCCCAGGGCGGCCTCGCCGCCGTGGAACGGGCCGTCGAGGCGTCGCCGGAGCTGCCGCTGGTCGTCGTCGACGCGCTCGAAGGGCTGCTCGACGTCCCCACCGGGCAGGAGGAGGCGCTCGGCTACATCCTCCTCGGCCTCAAGCGGCTCGCCCTGCGCCGGAACGTGGTAGTGCTGGTCACCGTGCACCTCCCGGTCCTCGACCGTCAGCGTGCCGACCGCCGCCCCCGCCTCAGCGACTTCGGACTCGCCGGCGCCGCCGGCACCCACGCCGACATCGTGGCCGGGCTCTACCGCGAAGAGCTCTACGAAGCCGACCTCGGCGTCTCCGGCGCCGCCGAACTCCTCCTCCTCAAGCACCGCGACGGGCCACGGAGCTACGTGGACCTGTACTTCGATGCGCGGTTTGGGCGGTTTGAGGACGTACTGGAGGAGTAG
- a CDS encoding YebC/PmpR family DNA-binding transcriptional regulator, giving the protein MAGHSKWKQIKHYKAATDKKRGALFTRLIREITMAAKLGGGDPAGNPRLRTAIDNAKASSMPKDNIERAIKKGTGELEGVDYTEVLYEAYGPGGVAIMIAAVTDNPTRTVADVRHKLSRNGGNMGTSNSVAFMFDRKGQMTVPAEGVSEDAIIEAALEAGADDVSNEGEVFVITTEPAALHAVKEGLEAKKYKVEDAELAWVPKNTVKVEGENAAALLKLLEALEELDDVQKVDANFEMDESAMADA; this is encoded by the coding sequence ATGGCTGGCCACAGCAAATGGAAGCAAATCAAGCACTACAAGGCCGCCACGGATAAAAAGCGCGGCGCGCTCTTCACGCGCCTGATTCGTGAAATCACGATGGCCGCCAAGCTGGGCGGCGGCGATCCGGCGGGGAATCCGCGGTTGCGTACGGCGATCGACAACGCCAAGGCGAGCTCGATGCCCAAGGACAACATCGAGCGCGCCATCAAGAAGGGCACCGGCGAACTCGAGGGCGTGGACTACACCGAAGTGCTCTACGAGGCGTACGGGCCGGGCGGTGTGGCGATCATGATCGCCGCGGTCACCGACAACCCCACCCGCACGGTGGCCGACGTGCGCCACAAGCTCTCGCGCAACGGCGGCAACATGGGCACGAGCAACTCCGTCGCCTTCATGTTCGACCGGAAGGGGCAGATGACCGTCCCCGCCGAGGGCGTGAGCGAGGACGCGATCATCGAGGCGGCGCTCGAAGCCGGCGCCGATGATGTGTCGAACGAGGGCGAGGTGTTCGTGATCACCACCGAGCCGGCGGCGCTGCACGCCGTGAAGGAAGGGCTCGAGGCCAAGAAGTACAAGGTCGAAGACGCCGAACTCGCCTGGGTGCCCAAGAACACCGTGAAGGTCGAAGGCGAGAACGCGGCCGCGCTCCTCAAGCTGCTCGAAGCCCTCGAAGAGCTCGACGATGTGCAGAAGGTCGACGCGAACTTCGAGATGGACGAAAGCGCGATGGCCGACGCGTGA
- the ruvC gene encoding crossover junction endodeoxyribonuclease RuvC yields MKHPSLVLGIDPGTAVTGYGVVRFDGRVATLVECGVIRTAASEPLPKRLHDIHTGVVELLERHQPDTLAIEDVFYAKNVRTTVVLGHARGVVLLAAQERGLVIHESAPTEIKKAITGTGAATKEQVQFMVTRLLRLKSAPQPADAADGVAAALSVCMSPVLRLTLPK; encoded by the coding sequence ATGAAACACCCGTCGCTGGTGCTCGGGATCGACCCGGGCACCGCAGTGACGGGGTATGGCGTCGTCCGCTTCGACGGACGCGTCGCCACGCTGGTCGAGTGCGGGGTCATTCGCACCGCCGCCAGCGAACCGCTCCCCAAGCGGCTGCATGACATCCACACCGGCGTCGTCGAACTGCTGGAGCGCCACCAGCCCGACACCCTCGCCATCGAGGATGTCTTCTACGCCAAGAACGTGCGGACCACGGTGGTACTCGGGCACGCCCGCGGCGTCGTGCTCCTCGCCGCGCAGGAGCGCGGACTCGTGATCCACGAGTCCGCGCCCACGGAGATCAAGAAAGCGATCACCGGCACCGGCGCGGCCACGAAAGAACAGGTGCAGTTCATGGTCACCCGGCTGCTGCGCCTCAAGAGCGCCCCGCAGCCGGCCGACGCCGCCGACGGAGTCGCCGCCGCGCTGAGCGTCTGTATGTCTCCCGTCCTCCGCCTCACCCTGCCGAAATGA
- the ruvA gene encoding Holliday junction branch migration protein RuvA, translating into MIAQIRGALVSKDLDRVELMTAGGVAYECLIPLSVFETLPNVGGEATLFTHLSVREDGWHLYGFKHAYERAVFQRLLTAKGVGPALALGILSALTPDRVVKALREKDITTLMRVPRVGRKKAEQIILDLSDKIDQVGAAPTGAGPSTPIADDATRALLALGYNQTEADRAIRAVMEAGGGADVSVVVRKALARLTTK; encoded by the coding sequence ATGATCGCCCAGATTCGCGGTGCCCTCGTCTCCAAGGATCTCGATCGTGTGGAGCTCATGACCGCCGGCGGCGTGGCGTACGAATGCCTCATCCCGCTCTCGGTCTTCGAGACGCTCCCCAACGTGGGCGGTGAGGCGACGCTCTTCACGCATCTCTCCGTGCGTGAAGACGGTTGGCATCTCTACGGCTTCAAGCACGCCTACGAGCGGGCCGTCTTTCAGCGCCTGCTCACCGCCAAGGGCGTCGGACCTGCGCTGGCGCTGGGCATTCTCTCAGCACTCACCCCCGACCGCGTGGTGAAGGCGCTCCGCGAGAAGGACATCACCACCCTCATGCGCGTCCCGCGCGTGGGGCGGAAGAAGGCCGAGCAGATCATTCTCGACCTGTCGGACAAGATCGACCAGGTGGGCGCTGCCCCTACGGGTGCCGGACCGAGCACCCCCATCGCCGACGACGCCACGCGGGCCCTCCTCGCCCTCGGCTACAATCAGACCGAAGCCGATCGCGCGATCCGCGCCGTGATGGAAGCCGGCGGCGGCGCGGATGTGAGTGTGGTCGTGCGAAAAGCCTTGGCGCGGTTGACGACGAAGTAA
- a CDS encoding M20/M25/M40 family metallo-hydrolase, producing MTPRCALICALATWAAAVPALAQTTKNPLGLPITPAPAYVRTAPPSDPVIQKLWDEGMTRSQAGALAQVLMDSIGPRLTGSPGMQRGQDWLLATYQSWGVPARKEAYGTWNSWKRGAAFVQLTAPRVKPIEAMMLSWSGSTNGEWVDGDVVIAKPYLSVDDYRAWLPSVKGKIVLASAPRLTCRSPQQVMEFATDESRAALDSAQRELSATYAGITQRVPSFYADLKAAGAVAVFEHNWSNYPGIDRIFGSPRNSALPTLDVGCEDYGLLFRLAQKRQGPKVTLMAESEAQGEQPVFNVIAEIKGATKPNEYVVLSAHFDSWEGHSGATDNGTGSITMLEALRILKTVLPKPSRTILVGHWSGEEQGLFGSGAFTADHPEVVKGLQFSFNQDNGTGRIVGTGPGLHPENGPRLAKYMSEMPAELTKTIRLAGTSGIGGGSDDASFRCWGAPSIGLNALSWDYSYTTWHTNRDSFDKVMVDDLKQNATLVAMFAYLASEDAQPSSKVLVDPLPKGQNGQPITLPACGPVMRNSTGSRR from the coding sequence ATGACTCCACGCTGCGCCCTGATCTGTGCGTTAGCCACGTGGGCCGCCGCCGTGCCGGCTCTCGCGCAAACCACCAAGAATCCACTCGGGCTGCCCATTACGCCGGCGCCGGCGTACGTGCGCACCGCGCCGCCGAGTGATCCGGTCATCCAGAAGCTGTGGGACGAGGGCATGACCCGCAGTCAGGCGGGCGCGCTCGCGCAGGTGCTGATGGACTCGATCGGCCCGCGGCTCACCGGCTCGCCCGGCATGCAGCGCGGCCAGGATTGGCTGCTGGCCACGTACCAGTCGTGGGGCGTACCAGCGCGGAAGGAAGCGTACGGCACGTGGAACTCGTGGAAGCGCGGCGCGGCGTTCGTGCAGCTCACCGCGCCGCGCGTGAAGCCCATCGAAGCGATGATGCTTTCGTGGAGTGGCAGCACGAATGGGGAGTGGGTGGATGGCGATGTTGTCATCGCGAAGCCCTATCTCTCGGTGGACGACTACCGCGCGTGGCTCCCCTCGGTGAAGGGGAAGATCGTGCTGGCGAGTGCGCCGCGCCTGACCTGCCGGAGCCCGCAGCAGGTGATGGAGTTCGCCACGGACGAGAGCCGTGCCGCGCTCGACTCGGCGCAGCGCGAGCTGAGTGCCACGTATGCCGGCATCACGCAGCGCGTCCCCTCGTTCTACGCCGATCTCAAGGCGGCCGGCGCCGTGGCGGTGTTCGAGCACAACTGGTCCAACTATCCGGGGATCGATCGCATCTTCGGCTCGCCGCGCAACAGTGCGCTGCCCACGCTCGATGTCGGCTGCGAAGACTATGGGCTGCTGTTCCGTCTCGCGCAGAAGCGGCAGGGCCCCAAGGTCACGCTGATGGCCGAATCGGAGGCGCAGGGTGAGCAGCCGGTGTTCAACGTCATCGCCGAGATCAAGGGCGCCACGAAGCCGAACGAGTACGTGGTGCTCTCGGCGCACTTCGACAGCTGGGAAGGGCACTCCGGCGCCACCGACAATGGCACCGGCAGCATCACCATGCTCGAGGCGCTGCGCATTCTGAAGACGGTGCTCCCCAAGCCGAGCCGCACCATTCTCGTGGGACACTGGAGCGGCGAAGAGCAGGGGCTCTTTGGCTCCGGCGCGTTCACGGCCGATCACCCCGAGGTGGTGAAGGGGCTGCAGTTCTCGTTCAATCAGGACAACGGCACCGGTCGCATCGTGGGCACCGGGCCGGGACTCCACCCGGAGAACGGCCCCCGGCTCGCGAAGTACATGAGCGAGATGCCGGCCGAGCTGACCAAGACTATTCGGCTGGCCGGCACGAGCGGCATCGGCGGCGGTTCCGACGACGCGAGCTTCCGCTGCTGGGGCGCGCCCTCGATCGGGCTCAATGCGCTTTCCTGGGACTACAGCTACACCACGTGGCACACTAACCGCGATTCGTTCGACAAGGTCATGGTGGATGACCTGAAGCAGAACGCGACGCTGGTCGCGATGTTCGCGTATCTGGCGAGCGAGGACGCGCAGCCCTCGTCGAAGGTGCTCGTGGATCCGCTGCCGAAGGGGCAGAATGGGCAGCCCATCACTTTGCCGGCCTGTGGGCCTGTAATGCGCAACTCGACCGGGAGTCGCCGGTAA
- a CDS encoding PepSY domain-containing protein, which translates to MQQPKFVAGFTALMLVCGTSAAMAQGSPLKVSEEKPGMLKQAKVTPEAALATAQAKVPGGTLKEAEIEKEDGKLVFVFSFTQKGKKGEDEVLVDAMTGALVKTEHESPAQEAKEKAAEGKVKPKGAKADSGARPRRGG; encoded by the coding sequence ATGCAGCAACCAAAATTTGTGGCAGGGTTCACGGCGCTGATGCTGGTATGCGGGACCTCGGCGGCAATGGCGCAGGGGAGCCCGCTCAAGGTCTCGGAAGAGAAGCCGGGCATGCTCAAGCAGGCGAAGGTGACGCCTGAGGCCGCGTTGGCCACGGCACAGGCCAAGGTCCCCGGCGGCACGCTCAAGGAAGCCGAGATCGAGAAGGAAGACGGCAAGCTGGTGTTCGTCTTCAGCTTCACGCAAAAGGGGAAGAAAGGAGAGGACGAAGTGCTCGTGGATGCCATGACCGGCGCGCTGGTCAAGACCGAGCATGAATCGCCGGCGCAGGAAGCGAAGGAAAAGGCTGCCGAGGGCAAGGTGAAGCCCAAGGGTGCCAAGGCGGATTCCGGTGCGCGCCCACGTCGTGGTGGATGA